In Carya illinoinensis cultivar Pawnee chromosome 6, C.illinoinensisPawnee_v1, whole genome shotgun sequence, a single genomic region encodes these proteins:
- the LOC122312776 gene encoding uncharacterized protein LOC122312776, with product MREFREVLSDCRLRDLGYVGSRFTWSNRRGEEDLVKERLDRFLANSLWCDMFPNLRVTHGVAAYSDHIPLWLDTEGALFRRRSRRLFRFEAMWVGESECSSIIERKNLATAKRRLQCLEENDSGPHRLEEHKQACIEVQKWLERDELMWKQRSRVKWLREGDCNSRYFHSKASTRRRKNSIMQLQDEFGIWQKGEQMDVLITEYFQTLFTAADRVDMEDVLSGVEARVTAEMNVELLKPYVAEEVEVALKQMHPSKAPGPDALNSGMFPSGLNHTFITLIPKKASPSKVADFRPISLCNVLYKILSKVIANRLKRVLPDIISDSQSAFVPGRQISDNVLIAYELLHFLRNKRKVNGSPKGPIIPSRGLRQGDPLSPYLFLLCTEGLISLLKRNASREGVDGIRICRGAPRINHLLFADDSVIFCKADVITNVKIQSLLNKYERASGQCINKEKTSMVFSKNVNDDLKRDIMQLWGGSYTQQYEKYLGLPPMVGRSKKQAFSDIRKRVWQKLQVWKGNLLSQGGREVLIKAVAMSIPTYAMSCFLFPKTLCHELEMMMAKFWWGDHSRENKIHWCRWEKLCVSKFQGGMGFRDLHLFNLALLAKQGWRLLRNVDSLFYKVYKAKYFPNSCLFEAKAGANSSYVWKGIWEALDCLRKGCRWRVGNGQTVRIFKDPWVPECPNVSALVEVDENLKVNSLIDGSTGWWDVHMVRALFNPNLVQQISKLQVSIDAEDSLYWSHEKNGNFSVKSAYRYLQHNQYLSNGQSSNGRFETVFWKSLWHLKLPKKMKVFAWRACQEKLPTFLNLKKKHVLDDATCGLCNQGMEDAAHALFFCSEVRSVWGVFCSQMDNMQPDLSFWDLANLARVRGSDSLLARFIAITWGLWYRRNKRIYEDISMHVHVSVNNALSLQQEYAQVQLFDVSNQKITKVVRWHPPPDDFLKLNIDGATFPEYSVAGIGVVLRDQQGEVVVACSKVEKEVSSAEFIEAVAFLRGLQLCTQ from the exons ATGAGGGAGTTTCGAGAGGTCTTATCAGATTGTCGCTTGAGGGATTTGGGTTATGTAGGGTCTCGTTTTACTTGGAGTAATCGTAGGGGAGAGGAGGATTTAGTGAAGGAAAGGTTAGATCGCTTTCTTGCTAATTCTTTGTGGTGTGATATGTTTCCAAATCTTCGAGTAACACATGGAGTTGCAGCCTATTCCGATCACATTCCATTATGGTTGGACACTGAAGGGGCTTTGTTTAGAAGGAGAAGTAGGCGGTTGTTtaggtttgaggctatgtgggtGGGAGAATCTGAATGTTCTTCTATTATTGAGAGG AAAAATTTAGCTACTGCTAAAAGGAGGCTTCAATGCTTAGAAGAGAATGACTCTGGACCACATCGTCTAGAGGAACATAAACAAGCATGTATTGAGGTTCAGAAATGGCTTGAAAGGGATGAGTTAATGTGGAAGCAAAGATCTCGGGTAAAGTGGCTCAGAGAAGGGGATTGTAATTCCCGGTATTTTCATTCTAAGGCATCCACTAGACGAAGAAAGAATAGTATTATGCAGTTGCAAGATGAGTTTGGGATTTGGCAAAAAGGGGAACAGATGGATGTCTTAATTACTGAATATTTTCAGACTCTTTTCACTGCTGCAGACCGGGTGGATATGGAGGATGTTCTTTCGGGTGTTGAGGCAAGAGTCACTGCTGAGATGAATGTGGAACTGTTAAAACCTTATGTTGCTGAGGAGGTGGAGGTAGCTTTAAAACAGATGCACCCTTCTAAGGCCCCTGGACCGGATG CTTTGAATTCTGGGATGTTTCCGAGTGGCTTAAACCATACTTTCATTACTCTTATCCCTAAAAAAGCTTCTCCTTCAAAGGTAGCAGATTTCCGTCCCATTAGTCTATGTAATGTGCTCTATAAGATTCTTTCTAAAGTCATTGCTAATAGACTTAAGAGAGTTTTGCCGGATATTATCTCTGATTCTCAAAGCGCATTTGTTCCTGGTAGACAGATTTCTGATAATGTTCTTATTGCCTATGAGTTGCTGCATTTCCTCCGTAATAAGAGAAAGG TCAATGGGAGTCCTAAAGGCCCTATTATTCCTTCTCGGGGCCTTAGGCAAGGAGATCCGTTATCACcatatttgtttcttttgtgCACGGAAGGTCTTATTTCTTTGCTAAAAAGAAATGCTAGTAGGGAAGGGGTGGATGGAATAAGGATTTGTAGAGGTGCTCCTAGAATAAATCACCTGTTATTTGCGGATGATAGTGTCATATTTTGTAAAGCTGATGTGATTACGAATGTGAAGATCCAATCTTTGTTGAACAAGTATGAGAGAGCTTCGGGCCAATGtattaataaggaaaaaacttCTATGGTCTTTAGCAAAAATGTGAATGATGACCTGAAAAGAGATATTATGCAATTGTGGGGTGGCAGCTATACACAGCAGTATGAGAAGTATTTAGGGCTGCCTCCCATGGTTGGGAGGTCTAAAAAACAAGCTTTTTCTGATATAAGGAAGAGAGTGTGGCAGAAGTTACAGGTATGGAAGGGGAATCTGTTATCTCAAGGGGGTAGGGAGGTGCTCATAAAAGCTGTAGCTATGTCTATTCCTACTTATGCCATGAGTTGTTTTTTGTTTCCTAAAACTTTGTGTCATGAGTTAGAGATGATGATggcaaaattttggtggggtgaTCACTCTcgggaaaataaaattcattggtGTAGGTGGGAGAAGTTGTGTGTTTCAAAATTCCAAGGTGGGATGGGCTTTAGAGACCTGCATCTATTTAATTTAGCTCTTCTggctaaacaagggtggaggctTTTAAGGAATGTGGATTCTCTTTTTTACAAAGTTTATAAAGCCAAATATTTTCCGAATTCTTGCTTATTTGAAGCCAAGGCTGGTGCTAATTCATCTTATGTTTGGAAAGGAATTTGGGAAGCTCTTGACTGTTTGAGAAAAGGTTGTAGGTGGCGTGTGGGGAATGGGCAAACTGTGCGTATTTTTAAGGATCCATGGGTACCGGAGTGTCCAAATGTTTCAGCTCTGGTGGAGGTTGATGAAAACTTAAAGGTTAATTCTTTGATAGATGGCAGCACGGGTTGGTGGGATGTTCATATGGTgagagctctattcaatccaaatttagTTCAACAGATTTCAAAACTACAAGTTTCCATAGATGCTGAAGACTCCTTGTATTGGAGTCATGAAAAGAATGGAAATTTTTCTGTTAAGAGTGCTTATCGATATCTTCAGCATAATCAATATCTTTCAAATGGGCAGTCTTCTAATGGCAGATTTGAGACTGTGTTTTGGAAGTCTTTATGGCATCTGAAACTTCCTAAAAAGATGAAGGTTTTTGCATGGAGGGCATGTCAGGAGAAGCTTCCAACTTTCCTGAATCTGAAGAAGAAACATGTATTGGATGATGCAACTTGTGGGCTATGTAATCAAGGTATGGAAGATGCTGCTcatgctttgtttttttgttcgGAAGTAAGGAGTGTGTGGGGTGTTTTCTGTTCTCAAATGGATAATATGCAACCTGATCTGTCTTTCTGGGATCTGGCAAATTTAGCTCGTGTAAGAGGGTCTGATTCTCTGCTGGCCAGATTTATAGCTATAACATGGGGActttggtatagaaggaataAAAGGATTTATGAGGATATTTctatgcatgttcatgtgtctGTTAATAATGCTCTTTCTTTGCAACAAGAATATGCACAGGTGcagttgtttgatgtttcaaATCAGAAGATTACTAAGGTAGTACGATGGCATCCTCCTCCAGATGATTTTCTGAAACTGAATATTGATGGGGCCACCTTTCCTGAATATTCTGTTGCTGGGATTGGGGTGGTGTTGCGGGATCAGCAGGGGGAGGTTGTCGTGGCCTGCTCTAAGGTAGAAAAAGAGGTTTCTTCTGCTGAGTTTATTGAGGCAGTTGCATTTCTCAGAGGGCTACAACTGTGTACTCAATGA
- the LOC122312777 gene encoding protein FAR1-RELATED SEQUENCE 8-like: protein MRITTVHNEHNHGLSPQKSQFFQCNREVSEDIKRVIDTNDLAGIQMIKSFGSLVIGVGGFENLPFLENDSRDTGALRDYFLRMQYKGNSFFTSMDLDDDGRLKNVFWADPCSRAAYQYFGDVDIFDTTYLINRYEMPFAPFVGVNHHGQSILLGAGLISSEETETFT, encoded by the exons ATGCGGATCACAACAGTTCATAATGAGCATAATCACGGCCTCAGTCCACAGAAATCCCAGTTCTTTCAATGTAACAGAGAAGTGAGTGAGGACATAAAAAGAGTCATTGACACAAACGACTTAGCTGGCATCCAAATGATTAAGAGTTTTGGATCTCTTGTCATTGGTGTAGGTGGCTTCGAGAACCTCccatttttggaaaatgattctc GTGACACTGGAGCACTTCGAGATTATTTTTTGAGGATGCAGTACAAGGGTAACAGTTTTTTTACATCAATGGATTTAGACGATGACGGGAGACTAAAGAATGTTTTCTGGGCAGATCCATGCAGTAGGGCAGCCTAccaatattttggtgatgtcgatatattcgacaccacatacctgATAAATAGATATGAgatgccctttgcaccatttgttggtgtaaatcaCCACGGGCAATCAATTCTATTGGGAGCGGGGTTGATTTCCAGTGAGGAAACGGAGACTTTTACATAG
- the LOC122314027 gene encoding G-type lectin S-receptor-like serine/threonine-protein kinase At2g19130, translating into MLVRDMGFDGTRPFLLFVLIVFLRACFSINADDTLSKGQPLSAINTDSISSNGGKFELGFFQRGTPPKYYLGIWFKRLVGQRIVWVANRENHLSDPYTSRLEYSEDGNLVLLEASSKKPFWSTSLQNLPSNSTEAALLYDGNLVLIDRSDPSTLFWESFDHPTYTWLPGGELGIDKAGKVPKRLISWKNSEDPSPGLFSLSLRINPNGSSEYILVWNRSQVYWSTGVWNGNNLASIPEMRRNYIYNYNFYSNENETYFTYSLYNASIMAMCLVSSTGQIQQLSWLSSVESDESDQPWFLFWGQPKFRSDVYALCGPFGIYHDNTIKSCDCPKGFEPFSDNQTRLNDWSGGCLRRHPLQCENRNAKNDLFQKIPNITLPNNWKAYSAMSARRCKLV; encoded by the coding sequence ATGTTAGTTAGGGATATGGGTTTTGATGGTACCAGGCCATTCCTATTATTTGTTCTGATTGTATTCCTCAGAGCATGCTTCTCCATTAATGCAGATGATACCCTTTCGAAAGGTCAGCCCCTTTCGGCGATAAATACCGACAGCATCTCATCTAATGGCGGCAAATTCGAACTTGGATTCTTCCAAAGAGGTACTCCTCCAAAATACTACCTGGGGATATGGTTTAAACGCTTAGTGGGCCAGAGGATTGTTTGGGTAGCAAATAGAGAGAACCATTTGTCCGACCCTTATACTTCAAGACTCGAATACTCAGAGGATGGCAATCTTGTCCTTCTTGAAGCTTCCTCCAAGAAACCATTttggtccacaagtttgcagaatcttccctcaaattCAACTGAAGCAGCACTACTTTATGATGGAAATCTTGTTTTAATTGATAGATCGGACCCTTCTACTCTATTTTGGGAGAGTTTCGACCACCCAACTTATACATGGCTGCCAGGTGGAGAGCTTGGGATCGATAAAGCTGGAAAAGTACCGAAGCGACTTATTTCATGGAAAAATTCAGAAGATCCATCACCGGGTCTGTTCTCATTATCGTTGAGGATAAACCCAAATGGAAGCAGTGAATATATCTTGGTGTGGAACAGGTCCCAAGTTTATTGGAGTACTGGAGTTTGGAATGGAAACAATTTGGCCTCTATTCCTGAGATGAGgaggaattatatatataactacaaTTTCTACTCAAACGAAAATGAAACCTATTTCACTTACTCTCTTTATAATGCTTCTATCATGGCGATGTGTTTGGTTTCTTCTACCGGACAGATCCAGCAACTTTCGTGGCTGTCCTCCGTTGAGTCCGATGAGTCCGATCAGCCGTGGTTTCTATTTTGGGGTCAACCAAAATTCCGATCTGATGTCTATGCTTTGTGTGGTCCATTTGGTATATATCATGATAATACAATTAAGTCTTGCGATTGTCCAAAAGGTTTTGAACCATTTTCAGATAATCAGACCAGACTAAACGACTGGTCCGGTGGTTGTTTGAGGAGACACCCTTTGCAATGTGAAAATCGTAATGCCAAAAATGATTTGTTCCAAAAAATACCCAACATCACATTGCCAAATAATTGGAAAGCATATTCGGCAATGAGTGCCCGGAGATGTAAATTAGTTTGA